A genomic region of Dactylococcopsis salina PCC 8305 contains the following coding sequences:
- a CDS encoding DVUA0089 family protein — protein sequence MVDQSLLPFLSPEDQLLAEIRLETSQILTEFAQDAHFISRLETVFGQNLEKDLVTGLQETLLNGEFLSAIEIEVLPSLDLNGALGAYAAAINQIYLSQELISSSPQKAITILLEEVGHSIDTAINTTDTRGDEGAIFALEVLGNQLTPQEIDRYQEEDDRATITVNGERLKIEQASFTVTNTDDRGNGSLRDAINQANNTSGLDSITFDVSLTGETISLESGQLEITDDLNLEGEEITITASKNSRIFLLDDGNENNNIDVSIDGLTLIDGVAENGGAILNRENLVLRNSELRGNTATSDGGGILNSNGNLSIDRSTLAENTANLGGAIDDDGSGDREFNLTNSTISGNEASGNVGGVDNSANLRITNSTISGNTSEGDAGGVKNSGTLTVNNSTFFKNLAFNRGGGVFNYGQFNLTNSIIAKSVGGDINNRGVVNLQGVNLIEDDSEDGSEEEDLNLSPLQDNGGATFTHLPLENSPAIDAGDNSTIPENLTFDQRGEGFDRVIETIDLGAVEVQPEGSPPSIDDQSFDDIKENSPLDTYVGKIVANDPEEDEITFRTEDDLDLDGDGNPSFRVDENTGEIRVGDSGELDFETRESITFDVIVSDGGRENTATITVNLKDEKESDLEPNDTLDNAIETELSSETPGNKTYNLAIGDGGLQEKDVDLFAMQVNAGDILSANVNAGGSSLDGYITVFDSVGSEIVFDFDNPLVKLNVPGTDTYYVGVSSLKNRDYSPLNTASRAGGSTGDYSIALSVTPESSKISEPNDTIGQATPIDQEDFTANSFIGDNRTLDNRNLDVDLYQLTLSQGETATIDIDTKETPFDTAVRIFKDNGQELVFNNSGQAPGENVSSVDPYVEFTAAASGRYFVGVSSAINKNYRGFQSESGERAGGQGAYEITINQPQPEAITPEDPTNDTLESAIGLEVGTSVEGTIGDRSDFITVPGLDVDLYRVALDSNQEINIELNRQSTLDPVLRLFDANGKAIGFNDDIENSNDAFLNFNAPQAGDYIIGVSGFGNESYDPTQSGSGAPFASSGSYELNVTEVIPAEIVAGAEEENDTFENATVTDLNPNDLGSFKQSNAIGNNVNLDAAGFDVDLFRVELDQTTRLTAAIDTRNIDSDLNSLLHVFNSDGDSVAFNDDKNSDRTDAFLEFIPPSSGTYYVGVSGLGNEAYNPLNAGSGNFAGSTGDYDIEISLTEAISEETPSNDTLENSIEVDLESNLFSRDGFIGDNTNTTGDVDLYQVNLQATDQITINADATTFNSDLDGFLRLFDSNGQEIVADDDSGNFSDPELSFTASEDDTYYIGLSAFANRDYDPLTETDRIAGTTGEYSIRIERTTAIVENQALQTEIRPTVNNDTGFINTDNDATIDVLANDLANDANGVLEITDFDTTTEKGGTVELDDSQSRLVYTRNPDFTGVDRFTYTASNESGGSAQGTVEVTVNRPAGQPTVEVGLNIRPVSGKEEQLDNGLQIGDEFLLDVEFFDLITENNPSNAVTSGYADLLFDPNVLQVVEDDNTVDGEDGVVDGIVRNPDYITGRTGTVRNFDGIVEEVGGGAVVFGEESFPEENRVFSLHLQAVGGGNTGVLASRAGEATLSTVTILSELADQRHKTNFAEINVGEGEGGLNAFPPLTNETQPLALPAQGMAAVETAIAAMEIEVLFQNDSGESIEEVTVGEEFDIVLSARDLRLDNEELEGKFGVFSAFADVIYDTVLIDVQEASNLGTFESPVLDLNDGIAEGSGLVDELGGTNVDLTPVDETQEFAVLRATATAPGDLKIETEAPDRLTSQNTLFGIDRAVNDGTIYGENQLTITSDETPSGNADLVITEFDAVTDHVLQGKTDINLTIENQGEGDASGFQVEVLYYEADDLEELNTATPTVVETLAFSALEADTPVTETEAITLPLEKLIAEALADDPSVFGEDVPPNGFPSNNVDFLGVRIVNSDSTNESEAAFGNNGLEAAEKGVNVDDIAFFPWDILSNNREGVEPNQEDELIADGVVTNADSNAVFRNIGRLIDNEEALVEDPNNGLDLTRLDLDLDGAISPVDAVRVANRIGYEINPTVFEDAVG from the coding sequence ATGGTAGATCAATCACTTCTCCCTTTCCTCTCCCCTGAAGATCAGTTACTGGCAGAAATCCGTCTCGAAACCAGTCAGATTTTAACGGAATTTGCTCAAGATGCTCACTTTATTTCTCGATTAGAAACTGTGTTTGGGCAGAACTTAGAAAAAGATTTAGTAACAGGTTTACAAGAGACTCTCCTTAATGGGGAGTTTTTAAGTGCGATCGAAATTGAAGTGTTGCCAAGTTTAGATTTAAACGGAGCTTTGGGAGCTTATGCGGCGGCAATCAATCAGATTTATTTATCTCAGGAATTGATTTCATCCTCTCCCCAAAAAGCGATTACAATCCTTTTAGAAGAGGTAGGACATAGTATTGATACGGCAATAAATACCACTGACACTCGCGGTGATGAGGGAGCAATCTTTGCGCTAGAAGTGTTAGGAAATCAGTTAACGCCACAGGAAATCGATCGTTATCAAGAAGAAGACGATCGAGCGACAATTACCGTCAATGGCGAAAGATTAAAAATTGAACAAGCAAGTTTTACAGTTACTAACACCGATGATAGGGGTAACGGTTCATTAAGAGATGCGATTAATCAAGCGAATAATACTTCTGGACTAGATAGCATTACATTCGATGTTAGTCTCACAGGAGAAACAATTTCCCTCGAAAGTGGACAACTGGAAATTACAGATGACCTTAATTTAGAGGGAGAAGAAATCACCATCACCGCATCAAAAAACAGTCGGATTTTTCTCCTCGATGATGGCAATGAAAATAACAACATTGATGTTAGTATTGATGGCTTGACTCTGATCGATGGCGTTGCGGAAAATGGGGGAGCAATTCTCAATCGAGAAAATTTAGTTTTGCGTAATAGTGAGTTAAGGGGTAATACGGCTACATCTGATGGCGGTGGTATCCTCAACAGTAATGGTAATCTCAGCATCGATCGCAGCACCCTCGCGGAGAATACGGCAAATCTCGGCGGCGCAATTGATGATGATGGTAGCGGCGATCGCGAGTTTAATCTGACAAATAGCACGATTTCTGGTAACGAAGCATCAGGAAATGTTGGTGGAGTAGATAACTCAGCAAATTTAAGAATAACAAACAGCACCATTTCAGGAAATACCTCTGAAGGTGATGCAGGTGGGGTAAAAAATTCAGGGACACTGACAGTTAATAACAGCACTTTTTTCAAGAATTTAGCCTTTAACCGAGGAGGAGGGGTGTTCAATTATGGTCAGTTTAATCTCACAAATAGCATCATTGCTAAGAGTGTGGGTGGTGATATTAATAACCGAGGAGTGGTCAATCTTCAGGGAGTCAACTTGATCGAAGATGATAGCGAAGATGGTAGCGAAGAAGAAGACCTCAATTTATCCCCCTTACAAGATAATGGTGGCGCGACTTTCACTCATCTACCGCTCGAAAACAGTCCTGCGATCGATGCAGGAGATAACAGTACAATTCCAGAAAACCTGACCTTTGATCAACGAGGAGAAGGATTCGATCGAGTCATTGAAACCATTGATTTAGGTGCGGTAGAAGTCCAACCAGAAGGATCGCCTCCTAGCATTGATGATCAAAGTTTTGATGATATTAAGGAAAATAGTCCTCTCGATACGTACGTCGGAAAGATTGTCGCCAATGACCCAGAAGAAGACGAGATTACATTTCGCACCGAAGATGATTTGGATTTAGATGGCGATGGGAATCCCAGTTTTCGTGTCGATGAAAACACTGGAGAAATCAGAGTCGGTGACAGTGGAGAATTGGATTTTGAAACGCGAGAAAGCATTACCTTTGATGTCATTGTTAGTGATGGAGGACGAGAAAACACAGCAACGATTACTGTTAATCTCAAGGATGAAAAAGAATCCGATTTAGAACCCAACGATACTTTAGACAATGCGATCGAAACAGAATTAAGTTCAGAAACTCCAGGTAATAAGACATATAATCTTGCCATTGGTGACGGAGGGTTACAAGAAAAAGACGTTGATTTATTCGCCATGCAAGTGAATGCGGGAGACATTCTTAGCGCCAATGTAAATGCAGGAGGTTCTTCCCTTGACGGTTATATTACTGTTTTTGACAGTGTTGGTAGTGAAATTGTTTTTGATTTCGATAATCCACTGGTTAAACTGAATGTTCCTGGCACAGATACTTATTATGTGGGAGTGAGTAGTCTTAAAAATCGCGATTATAGTCCCCTCAATACCGCTTCTCGTGCAGGAGGCAGCACAGGAGACTATAGTATCGCTCTCAGTGTGACACCAGAATCATCAAAAATAAGTGAACCCAACGATACAATCGGACAAGCGACTCCAATTGATCAAGAAGACTTTACTGCTAACAGCTTTATTGGAGATAACCGCACCCTGGATAACCGCAACTTGGATGTTGATTTGTATCAACTCACGCTCAGTCAAGGGGAAACGGCAACCATTGACATCGACACGAAAGAAACTCCTTTTGATACGGCGGTTCGCATTTTTAAGGACAATGGACAAGAACTTGTATTTAATAACAGTGGTCAAGCACCAGGAGAAAATGTGTCCTCCGTTGATCCTTATGTCGAGTTTACTGCGGCGGCGAGTGGTCGGTATTTTGTCGGGGTGAGTAGCGCGATTAACAAGAACTATCGAGGGTTTCAATCAGAAAGTGGAGAAAGGGCTGGTGGACAAGGTGCTTACGAGATTACAATTAATCAACCCCAACCCGAAGCAATTACACCAGAAGACCCCACGAATGATACCTTAGAAAGTGCGATCGGGCTAGAAGTGGGAACAAGCGTAGAAGGAACGATCGGCGATCGATCAGACTTTATCACCGTGCCTGGTTTGGATGTTGATCTCTACAGAGTTGCCTTAGATAGCAATCAAGAAATTAATATTGAACTGAATCGTCAATCCACACTTGATCCAGTCTTACGTTTATTTGATGCTAACGGAAAAGCGATCGGGTTTAATGATGATATTGAAAACAGTAATGATGCGTTTCTAAACTTTAATGCACCGCAAGCTGGAGATTACATCATCGGAGTCAGTGGGTTTGGGAATGAAAGTTATGACCCCACTCAGTCTGGGAGTGGCGCACCATTTGCCAGTTCTGGGAGTTATGAATTAAACGTGACAGAAGTCATTCCTGCTGAAATTGTTGCTGGTGCGGAAGAAGAAAATGATACCTTTGAAAATGCGACAGTGACAGACTTGAATCCCAATGATTTAGGTAGCTTTAAACAGAGTAACGCGATCGGGAATAACGTTAATTTAGACGCAGCTGGTTTCGATGTGGATTTATTTAGAGTAGAGTTAGATCAAACAACTCGTCTCACCGCCGCGATCGATACGAGAAACATCGACTCAGATTTAAATTCCCTTCTCCATGTCTTTAACAGTGACGGTGATTCTGTTGCCTTTAACGACGATAAAAACAGCGATCGTACCGACGCTTTCCTTGAGTTTATCCCTCCCAGTAGCGGCACTTATTACGTGGGAGTCAGTGGTTTAGGAAACGAAGCCTATAATCCCCTTAATGCTGGAAGTGGTAATTTTGCTGGTAGTACAGGAGACTATGACATCGAAATTAGTCTCACCGAAGCGATTTCGGAAGAAACTCCCAGCAATGACACTTTAGAAAACTCGATCGAAGTGGATTTAGAAAGTAACCTCTTTAGTCGTGACGGATTCATCGGTGACAACACCAACACAACAGGAGATGTTGATCTTTATCAGGTGAATCTCCAAGCAACGGATCAGATTACCATCAACGCCGATGCAACCACTTTCAACTCAGACTTAGATGGATTTCTCCGCTTGTTCGACAGTAACGGACAAGAAATCGTCGCTGATGACGACTCTGGAAACTTCTCTGATCCAGAATTGAGTTTTACCGCATCAGAAGACGACACCTATTATATTGGACTTAGTGCCTTCGCCAACCGCGACTACGATCCCCTCACCGAAACCGATCGAATCGCTGGCACAACAGGAGAATACTCAATCCGTATCGAACGCACCACCGCAATTGTTGAAAACCAAGCATTACAGACAGAAATTCGTCCCACCGTTAATAACGATACAGGATTCATCAATACCGATAATGATGCGACCATAGACGTTTTAGCAAATGATCTCGCTAACGATGCCAATGGTGTTTTAGAAATTACCGACTTTGACACCACCACCGAAAAAGGAGGAACAGTCGAATTAGATGACAGTCAATCCCGTTTAGTTTATACCCGTAACCCAGATTTTACAGGAGTTGACCGTTTTACTTACACCGCAAGTAATGAAAGCGGTGGCAGCGCCCAAGGTACAGTAGAAGTGACAGTGAATCGTCCGGCTGGACAGCCAACCGTAGAAGTGGGTTTAAATATTCGTCCAGTGTCGGGTAAAGAAGAACAATTAGACAATGGGTTACAAATTGGAGACGAGTTTTTGTTGGATGTGGAGTTTTTCGATTTAATCACTGAAAATAATCCTTCCAATGCCGTTACTTCTGGTTATGCTGATTTGTTGTTTGATCCGAACGTTTTACAAGTAGTAGAAGACGACAACACAGTTGATGGGGAAGATGGGGTCGTCGATGGCATTGTTCGTAATCCAGACTACATTACGGGACGCACAGGAACTGTGCGTAACTTTGACGGTATAGTGGAAGAAGTAGGAGGGGGAGCAGTGGTTTTCGGGGAAGAAAGTTTTCCTGAAGAGAATCGTGTTTTTAGTCTTCATTTACAAGCAGTGGGGGGAGGAAATACAGGCGTTTTAGCCAGTCGCGCGGGTGAAGCTACCCTCTCAACAGTGACCATTTTGAGTGAATTAGCAGATCAACGCCATAAAACCAATTTTGCTGAAATTAATGTGGGTGAAGGTGAGGGAGGTTTAAATGCTTTTCCTCCCTTGACGAATGAGACTCAACCCCTTGCTTTACCAGCGCAAGGAATGGCGGCGGTAGAAACGGCTATTGCTGCGATGGAAATAGAGGTATTATTTCAAAATGATTCTGGAGAATCGATCGAAGAAGTGACAGTGGGAGAAGAGTTTGATATTGTTCTCTCCGCTCGTGATTTACGTCTCGATAATGAGGAATTAGAAGGGAAATTTGGCGTTTTTAGTGCCTTTGCTGATGTTATTTATGACACAGTATTGATTGATGTTCAAGAAGCCAGTAATTTGGGGACATTTGAATCACCAGTGCTTGATCTCAATGATGGGATTGCAGAAGGATCAGGGTTAGTGGATGAATTAGGGGGAACTAATGTTGATTTGACTCCCGTTGATGAGACTCAGGAGTTTGCCGTTTTACGCGCCACAGCAACCGCACCAGGAGACTTAAAAATAGAAACGGAAGCACCCGATCGTCTCACTTCTCAAAATACCCTATTTGGCATCGATCGAGCAGTTAATGACGGAACAATCTATGGAGAAAATCAACTCACCATTACCAGTGATGAAACCCCAAGCGGCAATGCTGACTTAGTGATTACAGAATTTGACGCAGTAACTGATCATGTTTTACAAGGAAAGACAGACATCAATCTCACCATCGAAAATCAAGGAGAAGGAGATGCGTCAGGGTTTCAAGTGGAAGTGTTGTATTACGAAGCCGATGATTTAGAGGAATTAAATACAGCTACACCAACCGTAGTGGAAACCCTTGCTTTCAGTGCTTTAGAAGCAGACACACCAGTCACAGAAACCGAAGCCATCACTCTTCCTTTAGAGAAACTAATCGCAGAAGCCTTAGCGGATGATCCCTCCGTCTTTGGTGAAGATGTGCCGCCAAATGGTTTTCCCTCAAATAATGTTGATTTTCTCGGAGTGCGAATTGTTAACAGTGATTCCACCAATGAAAGTGAAGCCGCTTTTGGAAATAATGGTTTAGAAGCAGCAGAAAAAGGAGTCAATGTTGATGATATTGCCTTTTTCCCCTGGGATATTTTAAGTAACAATAGAGAGGGAGTTGAACCGAATCAAGAAGATGAATTAATCGCCGATGGTGTAGTGACAAATGCTGATAGTAATGCTGTTTTTCGGAATATTGGTCGTTTAATTGATAATGAAGAAGCACTTGTGGAAGACCCTAACAATGGTTTAGATTTAACTCGTTTAGATTTAGACTTGGATGGGGCGATTTCTCCTGTGGATGCGGTGCGTGTGGCAAATCGCATCGGCTATGAAATCAACCCGACAGTTTTTGAGGATGCTGTCGGTTAG
- a CDS encoding valine--pyruvate transaminase, with product MANKAMDYDLSQLGSQMSQLTGVRAIMKDIIETLRQAGGREFINLSAGNPVIIPEVEQLWRDCTAELLASDEYGEVVCRYGSSQGYAPLIEAIVNDFNQRYGLSLTDRNILITPGSQALYFYAANAFGGYTEAGTLKQIVLPLSPEYTGYGGVSLFKEALLAYKPTLDLDEKAHRFKYRPDFSQLVIDERTGCVILSRPCNPTGNVISDEELTKITELAANQGNRNQVPVILDAAYAPPYPALNFTEMKPQFGGNLLHCLSLSKAGLPGERIGVAIGDPELIEVLESFQTNLCIHSPRYGQAMAARAIASGKLGHIAENVIRSYYQNKFTVLEETLDATLPKDVPWFLHRGEGAIFSWLWLKDLPMTDWELYQELKKHDVIVVPGSTFFPGLKEEWQHKHECIRISLTATNEEIATAMRRLASVVEKVYSVTSSAKI from the coding sequence ATGGCGAATAAAGCAATGGATTATGATCTGTCCCAACTTGGCTCGCAAATGTCCCAATTAACGGGTGTGCGTGCCATTATGAAGGATATTATTGAAACCCTGCGTCAAGCGGGAGGAAGAGAGTTTATTAATCTCAGTGCGGGGAATCCCGTCATTATTCCAGAAGTAGAACAATTGTGGCGAGATTGTACGGCGGAATTATTAGCGAGTGATGAATACGGAGAGGTGGTCTGTCGTTATGGCTCGTCTCAAGGTTACGCGCCTTTGATTGAAGCGATCGTGAACGATTTTAACCAGCGTTATGGACTCTCTCTCACCGATCGCAACATCTTGATTACTCCTGGTTCTCAGGCGCTTTATTTTTATGCTGCCAATGCGTTTGGGGGCTATACGGAAGCAGGAACACTGAAACAAATTGTTCTTCCCCTCAGTCCAGAATACACGGGTTATGGGGGAGTCAGTTTATTTAAAGAAGCGCTACTTGCCTATAAACCGACTCTTGATCTGGATGAGAAGGCTCACCGCTTTAAATATCGTCCTGATTTTAGCCAATTAGTCATTGATGAACGCACGGGTTGTGTCATTCTGTCTCGACCTTGTAATCCCACTGGGAATGTAATTTCTGATGAGGAATTAACGAAAATTACCGAACTCGCCGCCAACCAAGGCAACAGAAACCAAGTTCCTGTGATTCTCGATGCTGCTTATGCCCCTCCTTATCCAGCGCTGAATTTTACGGAGATGAAACCACAGTTTGGGGGGAACTTATTACACTGTTTAAGTTTATCAAAGGCGGGACTGCCAGGAGAACGGATTGGAGTGGCGATCGGTGATCCAGAATTAATTGAGGTGTTAGAATCCTTCCAAACTAATTTATGTATTCATTCTCCCCGTTACGGACAAGCCATGGCCGCTCGCGCGATCGCTTCTGGTAAACTGGGACATATTGCCGAGAATGTGATTCGTTCTTATTATCAGAATAAATTTACTGTTCTTGAAGAAACTCTCGATGCAACCCTGCCAAAAGATGTTCCCTGGTTTTTACATCGAGGAGAGGGCGCAATTTTCTCTTGGTTATGGTTAAAAGATTTACCGATGACAGATTGGGAACTGTATCAAGAGTTGAAAAAACACGATGTGATTGTGGTTCCAGGTAGTACGTTCTTTCCTGGTTTGAAGGAAGAATGGCAACATAAACATGAATGTATTCGGATTAGTTTAACGGCGACTAATGAAGAGATCGCAACGGCGATGCGTCGTTTAGCCAGTGTGGTGGAAAAGGTTTATTCCGTCACCAGTTCTGCCAAAATCTAA
- a CDS encoding NAD(P)/FAD-dependent oxidoreductase encodes MSDSNLRKDCLIIGGGLSGLVAAVQLQSQGATVKVLDKGRGIGGRLATRRINIPNSGEGIFDYGAQYITAQGETFQSWLENWRQLKLVEEWNCEAKTEAEVKQPKYRGVKGIRDVAKSIASDLDVQTGTKVVSLQRHQDSWRVFDEEENQYESDSVILTAPLPQSLDLLKSSQIPLSDAAWEQLSGVSYRMCLAVLLMVSDPILMPYAGGYQVKGEKLDWIACNHQKGISPHGYAVTLQGTHHFSEQHYPKPLRDIAIQELIAAARGYLGNVTVIEYQGHFWRYSTPIDRFPEPFFTVIDSLYLAGDGFVSGEESVSSLEGAFLSGWEVGNFVVFSQGIA; translated from the coding sequence ATGAGTGACTCAAATTTGCGAAAGGACTGTTTAATTATCGGCGGTGGACTGAGTGGATTAGTGGCGGCGGTTCAACTTCAATCCCAAGGGGCTACGGTAAAAGTCTTGGATAAGGGAAGGGGAATTGGAGGACGTTTAGCGACTCGTCGGATTAATATTCCCAATTCTGGTGAGGGAATCTTTGATTATGGGGCGCAGTATATCACGGCTCAAGGTGAAACGTTTCAATCTTGGCTTGAGAACTGGCGACAATTAAAACTTGTCGAGGAATGGAATTGTGAGGCAAAAACAGAAGCAGAGGTTAAACAACCTAAATATCGCGGTGTTAAAGGGATTCGGGACGTTGCAAAATCGATCGCATCTGATTTAGATGTTCAAACGGGAACAAAAGTTGTCAGTTTACAAAGACATCAAGACAGTTGGCGAGTTTTCGATGAGGAGGAAAATCAATATGAAAGTGATTCTGTGATCCTCACTGCGCCTTTACCGCAAAGTCTTGACCTTTTAAAGTCTTCGCAAATTCCTTTATCTGATGCGGCGTGGGAACAACTCAGTGGCGTTTCTTATCGGATGTGTTTGGCGGTGTTATTAATGGTATCTGATCCGATTTTAATGCCTTATGCTGGCGGTTATCAGGTGAAAGGGGAAAAGTTAGATTGGATTGCTTGCAATCATCAAAAAGGGATTTCTCCCCATGGTTATGCTGTAACCTTACAAGGAACTCATCATTTTAGTGAACAACATTATCCCAAACCTTTAAGAGATATCGCAATACAAGAGTTGATTGCCGCTGCTAGGGGATATTTAGGTAACGTGACAGTGATTGAGTATCAAGGACATTTTTGGCGTTATAGTACCCCGATCGATCGATTTCCAGAGCCATTTTTCACGGTTATAGATTCTCTTTATTTGGCAGGAGATGGGTTTGTTTCAGGAGAGGAATCGGTGTCTAGCCTTGAAGGTGCTTTTCTCTCTGGTTGGGAAGTGGGGAATTTTGTTGTTTTCTCTCAGGGGATAGCCTAA
- a CDS encoding BMC domain-containing protein, producing the protein MASQSELPAPFNHQSPPPQQHYSDSALGLVSTKSFPAIVGTADMMLKSAEVTLVGYEKIGSGHCTAIVRGKTADVRLAVEEGAKTAEQFGQLIAKLVIPRPMPNLEAVFPIGTRLVELAQQKRGYSHLSNRAIGLLETRGFPAMVAGADAMLKAADVQLASYETIGEGLCTAIIRGSVANVAMAIEVGMQEAERVGELHAVMVIPRLMEDLEHTLPVANYWLEDEEQPLSLPEKQKETEKQPLSLPEKQKETERQPLSFPEKQEETVEAESKPEEEDRQPIELPELEKINYSEDNQEQQQQKRQQAQSPEEDN; encoded by the coding sequence ATGGCATCTCAAAGCGAATTACCAGCACCGTTCAATCACCAATCACCACCACCGCAACAACATTATAGTGATAGTGCTTTAGGGTTAGTCTCAACCAAGAGTTTTCCCGCAATTGTGGGAACAGCAGACATGATGTTGAAGTCAGCAGAGGTGACTTTAGTCGGTTACGAAAAAATTGGTAGTGGTCATTGTACGGCTATTGTGCGAGGAAAAACTGCTGATGTTCGTTTAGCGGTGGAAGAAGGGGCGAAAACCGCCGAACAATTTGGTCAACTAATCGCTAAGTTAGTGATTCCCCGTCCCATGCCAAATTTAGAAGCGGTCTTTCCAATTGGTACTCGTTTAGTCGAATTGGCGCAACAGAAACGGGGTTATAGTCATCTCAGTAACCGCGCGATCGGGCTATTAGAAACGAGAGGGTTTCCCGCAATGGTCGCTGGTGCGGATGCGATGTTAAAAGCCGCTGATGTACAGTTGGCATCTTATGAAACCATTGGCGAAGGTCTTTGTACAGCCATTATCCGAGGATCAGTGGCAAATGTGGCGATGGCGATCGAAGTGGGAATGCAAGAAGCGGAAAGAGTCGGTGAACTTCATGCTGTGATGGTGATTCCCCGTTTAATGGAAGACTTAGAACATACCCTTCCCGTCGCAAACTATTGGTTAGAAGACGAGGAACAACCGTTATCGTTACCAGAAAAACAGAAAGAAACGGAAAAACAACCGTTATCGTTGCCAGAAAAACAGAAGGAAACGGAAAGACAACCCCTTTCTTTCCCCGAAAAACAAGAGGAAACCGTAGAAGCAGAATCAAAACCAGAAGAAGAAGATCGGCAACCGATCGAGTTACCTGAATTAGAGAAAATTAATTATTCCGAAGACAACCAAGAACAACAGCAACAGAAACGTCAACAAGCACAATCTCCCGAAGAGGACAATTAA
- the psaJ gene encoding photosystem I reaction center subunit IX, whose translation MDNFKTFLSSAPVLLTALLTFTAGLLIEINRFFPDLLFHPMP comes from the coding sequence ATGGACAATTTCAAAACTTTTCTTTCCAGCGCCCCTGTTTTATTGACTGCTCTTTTAACGTTTACGGCAGGACTTTTGATTGAGATCAATCGTTTTTTTCCTGATTTATTATTCCATCCCATGCCGTAG